A genomic segment from Clostridia bacterium encodes:
- a CDS encoding DUF86 domain-containing protein: MLNYTVISDRLDRIRRSTNRLHKLAQLSWEQFLADPDNFAVAEHHLRRAIEALLDVGRHILAKQGLARPSDYRAVIISLGHHGILPMEFSEKIQGMAGYRNRLVHAYADVTEKEIYEIITTRLDDFRQFVKYIVDYIEREREQES, translated from the coding sequence TTGCTTAACTATACTGTCATCAGCGACCGGCTGGACCGCATTCGTCGCTCCACCAACAGGCTTCATAAATTGGCCCAGCTCTCATGGGAGCAATTCTTGGCAGACCCGGATAACTTTGCGGTGGCCGAACATCACCTGCGAAGGGCCATTGAAGCTTTGTTGGACGTAGGTAGGCATATCCTGGCCAAGCAGGGCCTTGCTCGACCGTCTGATTACCGCGCCGTCATTATTTCCTTGGGACATCACGGCATCCTGCCCATGGAGTTTAGCGAAAAGATCCAGGGCATGGCCGGTTACCGCAATAGGTTGGTCCATGCTTATGCCGATGTAACGGAAAAGGAGATTTATGAAATCATTACGACACGGTTGGATGACTTTCGCCAGTTTGTCAAATACATTGTAGATTATATTGAACGGGAGCGGGAACAGGAATCATAG